From a region of the Bacillota bacterium genome:
- a CDS encoding glycosyl hydrolase family 18 protein, which produces MDRRWKIGIGGLVALLIVVGLWSATTPRAFRRPAPFEAVGYVHDPATGLASARSHPDRLTALSPLWYSVGPDGGLVDPRPDPALREFARSQRIPLVVLINNQKVGDNCQSLRSDASRRRMVREITDLVTREGYDGINLDFQQIKPDVREEFTAVVQDLARSLHAKGKILALSLIPPVGVPPDVTGAYDYRALGQAADYSVVFGYDRHNPSTGPGPIAPRDWVEANIKHVVSLIPARKLVLGVGVYGYDWALPRRSVEDVTPLAVPDARELARRHGVQPRVEPGGQVTFRYSKAGRAHEVWFQDATNLKEKLELARRYNLRGIALWRLGFEEAAHWDVLPRRR; this is translated from the coding sequence TTGGATCGCAGGTGGAAGATCGGTATCGGGGGTCTAGTAGCCCTTCTGATTGTGGTGGGCCTGTGGAGTGCTACTACCCCCCGCGCGTTTCGGCGCCCCGCCCCCTTTGAGGCGGTGGGTTACGTCCACGACCCCGCCACCGGACTGGCCAGCGCGCGCAGCCATCCCGACCGGCTCACGGCCCTTTCGCCCCTTTGGTACTCCGTGGGCCCCGACGGAGGGCTGGTGGATCCCCGGCCGGATCCGGCTTTGCGTGAGTTCGCCCGCAGCCAGCGCATTCCCCTGGTGGTGCTCATCAACAACCAGAAGGTGGGGGATAACTGCCAGTCCCTGCGCAGCGATGCCAGCCGGCGGCGTATGGTGAGGGAGATAACCGACCTGGTCACCAGGGAGGGGTACGACGGCATCAACCTGGACTTCCAGCAGATCAAGCCGGACGTCAGGGAAGAGTTCACAGCCGTGGTGCAGGATCTGGCCCGCAGCCTGCACGCCAAGGGCAAAATCCTGGCGCTTTCTCTGATACCTCCCGTAGGCGTTCCCCCCGACGTTACGGGGGCTTATGACTACCGGGCCCTGGGTCAGGCGGCAGACTATTCGGTGGTGTTCGGCTACGACCGGCACAACCCCTCCACCGGCCCCGGTCCCATCGCGCCGCGAGACTGGGTGGAGGCGAACATCAAGCACGTGGTGAGTCTGATCCCCGCCCGCAAACTGGTTCTGGGGGTGGGGGTATACGGCTACGACTGGGCGCTGCCCCGACGGTCTGTGGAGGACGTGACGCCCCTGGCAGTGCCCGATGCCCGCGAACTCGCCCGCAGGCACGGGGTGCAACCCCGCGTGGAACCGGGGGGTCAGGTGACCTTCCGTTACAGCAAGGCCGGTCGCGCTCATGAGGTGTGGTTCCAGGACGCCACCAACCTGAAGGAGAAGCTGGAACTAGCTCGCCGTTACAACCTGCGCGGCATCGCGCTGTGGCGCCTCGGTTTCGAAGAAGCCGCGCATTGGGACGTGCTCCCCCGGCGCCGTTAG